One region of Poecile atricapillus isolate bPoeAtr1 chromosome 8, bPoeAtr1.hap1, whole genome shotgun sequence genomic DNA includes:
- the LOC131581621 gene encoding G-protein coupled receptor 55-like, which yields MPSRVFQCIPGDMNDTHGKGNISAAVELFQLIMYTPTFILGLLFNIMALSFLFFKVKKLSESTVYMIALIFLDTLLLFTLPFKIISYHLQDNWNLGSVFCSTLESLYFVNMYGSILISLSICVDRYIAIRHPFVALSLRSIKKAAMVCALICLGTSVGTVSTFQLHGKGHNISSCFHNFAKSTWENAGLFSTLQIIFFGSMAAVTFCTAQTLRCLRRHRNPDNPQTHSTRAQRIVVTNLVAFLVCFTPYHLAYFLYFLVKNNIIHISFQHVLRDTVQVTLCWANLNCCLDGVCYYFVLKESLEDTLQNNEKRATEKP from the exons ATGCCGTCTCGAGTCTTTCAATG caTACCTGGAGATATGAATGACACCCATGGCAAGGGCAATATCAGTGCTGCTGTGGAACTGTTCCAGCTCATCATGTACACCCCCACTTTTATCCTGGGACTGCTGTTCAACATAATGGCTCTGTCATTCCTGTTTTTTAAGGTTAAAAAGCTGTCAGAATCTACAGTTTACATGATAGCCCTTATATTCCTGGATACTTTGCTGTTGTTTactcttccttttaaaataatttcctaccACCTTCAGGACAACTGGAACTTGGGGTCTGTGTTTTGCTCCACCTTGGAGAGTCTTTACTTTGTGAACATGTACGGCAGCATCCTCATCTCCCTGAGCATCTGCGTGGACCGGTACATCGCGATCCGGCACCCGTTTGTGGCCCTCAGCCTCAGGTCCATCAAGAAAGCTGCCATGGTCTGTGCTCTCATCTGCCTGGGCACCTCTGTGGGGACAGTCTCTACTTTCCAACTGCATGGAAAGGGCCACAACATCTCATCCTGCTTCCATAACTTTGCCAAGAGCACGTGGGAGAACGCAGGCCTGTTCAGCACGCTGCAGATCATCTTCTTCGGCAGCATGGCAGCCGTGACCTTCTGCACTGCCCAAACCCTCCGGTGCCTGAGAAGGCACAGAAACCCAGACAACCCCCAGACACACAGCACCAGAGCACAGAGGATCGTGGTGACAAACCTGGTGGCCTTTTTGGTGTGTTTCACACCTTACCACCTGGCATACTTCTTATACTTTTTGGTGAAGAACAACATCATCCACATCAGTTTTCAACACGTGCTACGAGACACTGTTCAGGTCACGCTCTGCTGGGCAAACCTGAACTGCTGTCTTGATGGGGTGtgttattattttgttttaaaggagTCCTTGGAAGACACGTtgcaaaacaatgaaaaaagagccacagaaaagcCTTGA